A DNA window from Carassius gibelio isolate Cgi1373 ecotype wild population from Czech Republic chromosome A6, carGib1.2-hapl.c, whole genome shotgun sequence contains the following coding sequences:
- the endou gene encoding uridylate-specific endoribonuclease A: MKLSLILFLTVTLIFQGCSASVSDAEIKSLSETLYKLDHNRATASELVIDPQTLISPSETGSKNDHSSRPLFKQVSSTLLSKPTYKALLNLLDNYRRMTGEVEDVPSQEVQEQDTFLQQTMNTDVGRELYNFLHSKGVYSSQSEFIQDLKMMWFGLYSRSSGKLDSSGFEHIFVGEIKSGKVSGFHNWLQFYLSEKQGLLNYYSHSFDGPWSTYPDVLGMQFEWDGYFKEVGSAFIGCSPEFDLAIYSLCYITRPGKKCYVSLGGQTLGIQTYTWDNSSYGDGKKYIGSAYPATP; encoded by the exons ATGAAGCTCAGCCTGATTCTCTTTCTCACCGTCACCCTGATCTTTCAGGGCTGCAGTG CCAGTGTCTCTGACGCTGAGATCAAGTCTTTGTCCGAGACGCTGTACAAATTAGACCATAACAGGGCCACAGCCTCAGAGCTGGTCATCGATCCTCAGACACTGATCTCTCCTTCTGAGACCGGCTCCAAGAATGACCACTCATCACGCCC ATTGTTCAAGCAAGTGAGTAGTACTTTGCTCTCCAAGCCCACGTATAAAGCTCTGCTGAATCTATTAGACAACTATAGAAGGATGACAGGAGAAGTGGAGGATGTGCCCTCACAGGAAGTCCAGGAGCAGGACACTTTCCTCCAGCAGACCATGAACACTGATGTGGGCAGGGAGCTTTACAATTTCCTCCACTCTAAAG gtGTATACTCATCACAGAGCGAGTTTATCCAGGATCTGAAGATGATGTGGTTTGGTCTTTACTCTCGATCTAGTGGCAAACTGGACTCCAGCGGGTTTGAACACATCTTTGTCG GGGAAATTAAGAGCGGAAAGGTGTCTGGTTTCCACAACTGGCTGCAGTTTTATCTGAGTGAGAAACAGGGACTGCTGAATTACTACAGTCATAGCTTTGATGGCCCT TGGAGCACATACCCTGATGTATTAGGAATGCAGTTTGAATGGGATGGCTATTTCAAAGAGGTTGGTTCTGCGTTTATTGGCTGTAGTCCTGAATTTGATCTGGCTATCTACAGTCTTTGCTACATCACCCGCCCTGGCAAAAA ATGTTATGTGAGTTTGGGAGGACAGACTCTGGGCATTCAGACCTATACATGGGACAACAGCAGCTATGGGGATGGAAAGAAGTACATAGGCTCTGCTTACCCTGCCACACCATGA